In Nicotiana tabacum cultivar K326 chromosome 19, ASM71507v2, whole genome shotgun sequence, one DNA window encodes the following:
- the LOC107821032 gene encoding putative fructokinase-7, protein MTGSSNIARRANHVSVLIPRQGQPWPPVNLRSDGESEFIFPSAEMLVTEAELAKYLIQKWCELIREQICSAPLKAAKAGKNLAAVEIAKKADCILCYDPNLRFAFMAISRGCLERHHEHLGASWEDKFLQEFHRRVGRVKLEAVDTTGADDA, encoded by the exons ATGACTGGAAGTAGCAACATTGCTCGTAGAGCCAACCAC GTATCTGTTTTGATCCCAAGGCAAGGACAGCCTTGGCCTCCTGTCAACTTAAGATCAGATGGTGAGAGTGAGTTCATTTTTCCAAGTGCTGAAATGCTCGTTACTGAAGCAGAGCTAGCCAAATATCTCATTCAGAAG TGGTGTGAGCTGATAAGAGAGCAAATATGCTCTGCTCCACTTAAGGCAGcgaaagcaggcaaaaatcttgcTGCCGTGGAGATTGCAAAGAAAGCAGATTGCATTCTTTGTTACGACCCCAATCTAAGATTTGCATTTATGGCCATCAGCAGAGGCTGCTTGGAAAGGCATCATGAGCACTTGGGAGCAAGCTG GGAAGATAAATTTTTGCAAGAGTTTCACAGAAGAGTAGGTAGAGTTAAACTTGAGGCTGTCGACACCACAGGGGCAGATGATGCATGA